AAATCACAAACACTCAATGCAGGCACTGGCATTAGCCAATTGTACTCGCCATTCGCGTCTTCAGCAATCTTCAGCAATATATTTAACTGTAGAAGTacattgaaatgaaattgaagttATAAATTGCCTTTTCCAATCAAAACTATTGTTATGTCACCGTCCATTCATTATCCAAGTCCACCAGCTGTTCTGCCACACCACTGAACTTCACGCCGTCCTCACTTCTAATCACCTCCAACTTAATTTTGGCCACTTCTTCATCCTCCTTTACAGGTATTATCTGGTCAAAGACGAATTTGTAATTGGGATCCTCCTCTGCGCTGGTTATAACTGCATATTCAAGCGCAATTAAACAAAGGCACAACAAATGAAACCGCATTTTAATATCGGAACGTTTGTGGTGAGATTGAAGCTCCACAAGCTGAAACTGCGCTTTTCATAAAATCGTTGGAGAGCTATCTAGCACGCAAATCCAACCATTGAGCGGCGTTTACAGTTAAGCGATAACATTTTACATGAAACGGAAATGGGTTGGAAACCGTTGTTGCTTTTATCAATGTGTCGTGTTCtctaaaatgtaattttttatatacaagtacaagtacattattatgtaatatttgAATGAGTTAACTAGGAAGCAGTTAAAAAATTACTAGAAGTAAATATTCCGTGATTTtggaaaatgacaaaaatttgtCGAAAGCTTTTGACACACTCAACCACACAATGCTACTTGAGAACATCGAACAAACATTGCTCCCTCCAAGACTAAAGAGGTGGGCCACACACCATCTGCGCGGTCGACAACCATCGGTACTAACTATTTCAAGGTGAACAATCAAAACTAAGGAGAATTAAACTGGGGCTGACGCAGGGTGGTGTGCTCTCCACgctgctgtttaatcactgcaTACCGAAACTCCCGCTACCACCAGAAGCAGTTTCTATGACCTCGTAGACAGAAGATTGCGCGATGATGACGTCGGGCAATAGAAACGAGGGCATGCACTCAAAAGTGAACGCCCACCCAAAAGTTTTTTTCGCTGCAAGGAGCCTAAAGCTCTGCCCGCCAAATCAATGGACACTTTGTTAACGAACTAGACGAAGGAGACTGAACCTCAACATTTCCGTGGATTACATTGAAACAACCCAAAAATTTCAGGTTTTACATTAGACAATTTGCACTCCTTCACTCCGCAAACAATAAGGATTGTCACGAAAGTACAAAGCCGTAAGAAATTTCTCTAGTCGCTGATCGGCAGTACTTGGCgcaaagacaaagaaacgttgttgacaatatacaaggcaatcggtcgACATCACACTCCGCATGCTTCCTGTAAAGGAGCATAACAGTTTGCTCTCCAACCATTCCTTGCAGTAACTTGTTTGGAGCCAGCCGCCTCCCAGAAACATTCTTTCAACATGTCTACGAAATTTAACAATACACCGACCTTATTTCTCATCCGACCAATTTCCGTCCTGCACTTAACGCCATTCACAGTAGATCTATTAACACCTTTATTGACTCCCTTCCAGtcaatggcgtacttggagtccaAACACCACCCATCACAGAACAACACTTTGAGTTACAGAATAGACCCAggcatacaaaatatacatatatcttgcaTGCAGCgacacctctttgcatgcccaatAAAACAAACTCACTTAACACCTCTCTCCCTGTGGTCCGAGCCCGACGGAACAACTTTATTCCTGGGCCTGCCGTTAAGTGGTTTCGAGGACAACTAATATATTACATTCCCCCAAACAGGATTTAAATAATCGCTACTACAactaaattcacaaaaaaagctGTACGTGATGGAAAATTTGTGAACTTAAATTCGAAATCAGGTCACCTCAAATGCccctttcgctgtttggcgccaattggagataccAGGGTTCtcctccacttggtctttccaacgaagtggaggtcttcctcttcctttgcttcccctgACGGGTAttgcgccgaatactttcagactttctctcgaaaactcataatgCCGACTGATCAGATGTTGTTATTACCGTTGTCTCCACCCCGTATAGCAGAACTTTGATGATGATtgatttgtagagtttggtatttgtttgtcgagagaggactttacttgtCCTCATTCCGATGTAGCATCTGTTGGCCAGAGTTATTCGAGTCTGAGTCTGGTGTTGATGTTAATtgtggttccaagatagacgaaattatctacgaatcTACGGCACCTTTTATAATAactttcacatatttttcaagGTACCCGCAAATATGTcccattaaattatttattgtttaaaaaaaaattagcaatgCGAATAAAACAGTCTACtcgaataatatatttttccaaaacgtTTAAGCTTATTTATTTACTCAATTATTGTTTATGTATTAAAATCAAAAGCTTTTTGCCATATAATAAAATCAaccgaaaataaatatgtatatattttattaattatcaaTAATGAATGCTTAATGCTCCCATTGGAGTTTAAGTAcaattacatacacacacacacataatattgctgtgtgtagttattttttttttgggtataTAGTTTGTATTTATATCCAAATCCATGCGGATATAttccatacacatacatagttaCTGCTTCTGCTTCTTGATAACCGATGCAGAAAGTTGACACACCTGTGTATTAGATGCTTAACATTTTTAATgtcattttgctatttttattttatttgttttttgtgtttgtatggaaTACTGGTCTTTTGTTTTGCATAGGCTACAATATTTAGGTACTATATTTAAGTAGAGCTCTCTGAATCGCCCCGCAACAAATGTGTCTATATTAACTgtgttttatacatacataatttccaATAGTTTCattcaatttattattgttgtttttacacATACTACATAGTAAAAATTTACACGACTACGACAATGCAAACAATTATTTAATCACCCTAACTTATTAACCATACAAAGAGCAGTTGTCTCCATTTGCAAAACAGACATAATACACGCTAAATAAGTAGACAGTTCGCTaacaaaaatctataaatatatttgtagtgTTGTTAAGCAATGATCATGCCATTTCTATTATTACCTTAATGTTACCTAATCCACCACTGTTAATGctgacttttgtttttgtaaaatttatggaaCCGAGCCAAGTAGTTTTATGCTTGTAGAGGTTGCCATACATAACAGTCGTATGTTTATATTATACTGTAccgttatataatattagtGCATTTTCATCGACTACGCCACGCGCTGCGCTTATAAAATCAATATCGTAAAATAAACACTGGTTCGTGCTAATGGTCGTTTAGACTTGGTAATCGCTGCAATTAACTACATAAATATAGCGCAATCTCTTTTgtgacatatatgtattatatgagCTTATATCATTTGAATACTGTCAAGAGAATTGTTCAGGCcaataattgtttaaaatatcaCTTTATTCGTAACTTCTCAACTTCATCTGGGAGTGGCGCCGCAGCAATGCAAACAATATAACGGTTGAAGTTTTCGAGAGTAGTATAACTTTGGATTATCAGAGGGTTGGCAGGGCTTAATATTTgcagagaaaatatttataatatatagataacggtttttttaattgcataattttaaaacttgcaAACAATATAACGGTTGAAGTTTTCGAGAGTAGTATAACTTTGGATTATCAGAGGGTTGGCAGGGCTTAACATTTTCGgaggaaatatttataatatttgtggaTAATAATTTTAGAACTTGCTCAGAGGGTTGGCAGGGCTCTAAGCCCGTAACATTTTCAGAGAAAACATTACTAATGATTACAACCTTTATAAAACCTGTGATTTTTATCgacatcaaatgaaaaaaaaaaatgtcggaaGTCGAACTTGTCACAATAGCGCGCGTCAAtatcttgaaaaaataaaacataataaaaataataaaaaaaaataggacaaaaaaaaaataataaaataaataaaaatataaaaaaaataaaaaaaaaatataaaaaaaatataaaaaaaaataaaaaaaaaaaataaaataataatatattttttgtcccCAACTTTaatcaaacatatgtacatatatttaacagtTTATACGCCGCTGAGTATATAAAAAGCGCAGCACATTGAATTTGGTTAACAAGCGTTAATGGAAAAAGTTAAGAAGAAAGGGAAACTAtggtacacatatgtatgtacatatgtatgtaagtaatagCATTCATGTAACTAAGTGACCTAATTTTACTAAGCTAAGCAACGATCTAAAGGTAATAACAGAAAAAATCCTTTTCGCTTCAGCCGATTGGTGCAATGCTGCTAAGGATTTACGCACTTGCGACATAATTTCGTTATTTTGCCAATTTCACATCTAAAATCTCACTTTCCTCCTTTCTTCACTTTAAACTATAAGTAGCGCAGTTGTGTGATGATAACGCCTTGCAGGTGACTCTATGTGAGGATATCGTGAATGGTTGTGGTGGCAGCAGCTGTAACGGGACTAGCGTTTGGTAAGTGCGTTCGATAGGAATGTGCCAGCGTTGTGCGACCGCGATTGTGCGTCTGCTCGCAATTTAATAAACGTCATTTCTTGCTATTAAAACTCGTCTTCGGCAGCACATTGACGAAAGCGGTATGCACGGGCAAAGCGGGCGCCACAAAACCCAAATCGGGTATTAGTGAAATGCTCGGCGCCACACGAGCACTGCCCACCTGTAGTGGTGAGTATGTTGTATTGGAATGTTGTTGCATATGATTCATATTggcattgttgctgttattcAGAGCGTTTTGTGGACGGTTTGTTACAGGCGCCGTGGAGAAATCCTgcattatatgtatttgttgttgtagttgcaacTGTTGCTGCTGCGGCGTTAAGGGTGATGTGCGCGTCTGTATGGCCGCCTGCTGGTGGTACAGACCGAGCGGATTATTGTAGAAGTTTGCGTTTTGCCAGGCGGCGCTGTTGAATTGGGGCGCATGTGTGACGGGCATGTACGATGCGACGTGCTGTTGTTGTGTGGCGGCTGACGTAGGTGTTGGTGTGCTCGACACGAAGTCGGACCAGTCATCATCGTTACTGTTACTGTTggtgttgctattgctgttatAGGCATTACTACGGGCGCTAATGTGCGCACTGTTTGCGGATGCATGCGCAGTTGACTTGTGTTGTGGTGTTGGCGTTAGCGTGCGTTGGGCGTTGATGTTTGGTTGTTGGTGAAGCGGCGAGCGCATTgcgttattgctgttgttggcacTGTTGATATGCACATCGGTTATGCGCTTTGGCGTTATGACCAAttgattgttattgttgcttttgttattgctattattgttattattgttgttgttgttgaggcGACTTGCATTAGTTGGCAATTGTGGCGTCACCGGCACCGACACAAACTCCGACCAGTAGTCATCGTTGAGTGTGGAGTCCTGCTCCTTCAACGCTACCGAAGCGCTTATAGAGATCGAGTTATTTTTCGTATGCTTTTCCGCATAGGTATGTAGTGGCGATGCTTTTTGCGAAGTGTTCACATCTTTGGCCGCAGCCGGTATTTTGGGCTGTGCGAAGAGCTCTTCAATACGCGCCAATTCATCGGGATTAATATTGGCCGTTGAGTCACCCCATTCAATGGTTGGTGTGGTCTTCGATGTCGCCGTATTATTTGTGCTGATGGGTATAGCTTGTGGCAACAGTATGGCTGGACTGAGTATCATATTGTCAACTACCGACGGCGAGCTCGTACGACTTGGTGTATTACTAGTTTCTTTTGTCTTGGAAACGGCTGCGGGCAGGACGGCTGGTAGGGTATTGAGTGTTGTTTTAGCATTTATTTCCGCGGGGAACTTGGACGTTATTGTACTGTCAGGCAAACTGTTGCCAAAATGTGTATCAGCCGCAAGCACAGTTGCCTTTGGAGGTGGTGGTACTGACTGAAACTCCGTGAACTCGGTAAACTCATCGGTGTCGAATTcggttgtttgttgttgtgctggtaTTTGCACACTCACGGCACTAGGCTCACTGACTAACGTTGACGGTGCGCCCATGGGCAACTCACCGGTGTATTCAGCAACCATCTCCAGGCTAAAGCCGGGATTGTATTCAACATCGCGATACTCTTTCTTCACCACTTTCTCATCGATGATTATACCCGCTGCAGCAATTTCATAGTCAAAATCAATCGGCTCACTTCCGCCGACAGCAGCTTTGCCCGCTTTCATAGTTATAGCCACATCGGTCTTCGAtggcgtataaatgtgtgtCTCCTTCAAGGGTCCCGCATAGGTGGACGTCACCACCGTTTCGTCGTCATCATCCACGACGATATTAGCGCCCAAACGTAATGTGGTCATAGTTTTACTATTGTCATAGGGTTTGCTGTTACTGATACTACTGCCAGACGTGCTGCTACTGATGCTGTTAATGCCTGATTCTGCTGTTGTGAACTGATATGCGGCATTGTCTAGTGCTAATGGCGACGGACAAGCGTCTCTGGTTGGCGTTGCCGTCAGTTCGTTATCGTTTTTGCTTAAGGTTTCTGAAATGTTAACGCCGACGTTTGTAGCGGTTGTATGCGATTGATGCTCGTCATCGGGTGTATCAAGCCGTGCAACAGGCGGCGGCGGCTGAACCGCTTCAGTCTCTCGCGCGTTTGTCTCGCCCTTGGCCCCTGTAATGAAGCAATACTTTTTAGtttgtttacagttatttttggaagcattttatttgaagtaagcttaaaaattcaaaattgttgaGAGGtacaaagtttaaaatttaaattttaaagtaaacgAAGCATAGTAGtttaaaaaacgaaagaaatttgatcaattaaaaaaaatgataataatgatCATAATTATCGAACTAGGTTGGTGTGCCGATACATTGTATTGCCTTGTcactgaaaacaattttttaaggcCAAATGAAATAGGGTTTTTAATACGTTTGAGCTTCTACTCTAATCCATACTCTCTAATAaagtttcaataaatattacaaaaatactgTAATTTGTTCtataatatttatgctaaatgtGTGGCTTAACTGTTTTAGAAGTTATTTGTGAATATTGTTCGAAAAAGGAGCTACAGTCTGTTGTGTACATAACCTAAAATACATTTGGTTtcacttaaggggttatatccacttttgaatttaaaaatacatatgtatatttggctAATATAcggaatgtatatatatatttgacgatattctccgaaaatttgaagtttatgcggcaaaaaaaatacgaaacgaGAGGACCGATTTGAAATGACCTTCTTAGATATATTCGTCAGGTAAAGATCGAAAGAATAATATTTGtgataatttcgattttttaagctattctgaagtgtaaatttttctataaaaaacgaCGTGAAGCTGATCCtttgttaaaaaacaaatttttgactAGCCCTTCGATCATGTCCTGCTTTCATCTAATGTAATATTCTCCTTTGGACTTGAGATAATTTTAATCAGCAAAATCTTTCACATCTCTAGCCACATTTTTGCGGAAGTCTTCTTGGAGATCGCCTCAGGGATCAAGagaatccaaaattttaaatttgaaaattaatcgccgatttttaaggggttacatgggtttcaaaaaatctaattttttgattgtgttattaaattctacaacacctctagaacaTTGCCCTAAATTCCATCCAAGTTATAGTTTCggagatagatagatagataggaTTATTGAGGTtctgcaccgcgacctagggtctattgtgccctctcctgtaTCACATGACCTCCCAAAGCCCCAGCAGTCTGaaaagtttcggagatacagtcttgaaaatttgtgcgctcgaggctagctaggctaagtacaccgtctttaaacgcgttttttcgaaactgtgtttttgaaggcagtttgcaagatttctcgaggactactcaactgatcttcatgaaattttacacagctctttgagatacaattcttaaagaccttgggcgaaggatttttttgtcgattacaaccatttgaaaaaaaaattattgcgaaattttcactgaaatttaaattttttgtaaaaatgtctgccaaaaaaaaaaaccattttaagttttttctgaggggtcatcggaaatggcgtcgccATGGCcgaacttaaaatatttttttttccaaacatttcagaatttatttattaataatgaatatttgtaacaataaaaaattctaataaaatttttaattttttatatgagaaaaaagtatttgaaaaaaggttgtttttacccgaggaaacctatgtaaccccttCAAAGgctgtagtcaaaaatatatatatatttttaaaaaattgaaattatatttttttacaaggtGTCTAGTCTATGTTACTTAAAATTAGTGGTTGGCTTTACAgataatattaacaaaaaatatacaatttccgaaatttttgatatttatgtaCTCAATCTACCACCAAAGAGTATACAATTAGATTTTATAAtagttttaaacaaaatagTTAGAATTAAGCAATActgattttagaaaattataaaaagtgtgCTTTGGAAGAACTCAAAGGTTAGgtatcgaaaaaaaatcaatggTGCACTTAATTGAAGGCGTATAGGTTGAATAGAGTAGGGCATATGACGCACATTTTCTCTTAAGAATTTAAAAGCATTTGAATTCTGCTGTTCATGCAATTTTGGGATAGTCGGTGGCTTGGTGTGTAAACAAATTCTTGCTTTCTGCTTTGTAAGCTACAAATAATGTGATAACTTAGGAAAAATGTTAAAGATTTCGTGTTTGTGTGATAAGATATATTAATAGACATTGAGATCCAATAAATGGTAGATAAGCTaccagcaaaaaacaaaaaaaaaagagtcaaagcgaatttcgcaaaaaattatatgcaaatgATAGCAAAAAAGCTGAGGGAAAATAGTTGATGGTCATATTTTAGGGTACAATAATTTTGCgcaattttttggaatattgaaatattataaagaaatatttgtgtgtttttgcACAAAGCAAAAAAGCCATGGTTAAACAGTAATTAACATTAAtgagaaaataatgaatttttagtGTAGGTTGTAGAAAATTTGTGTTCgattaaacaaatttgtttactGTAACAATTTCTCTCGCTTTAAGCGCGCTAAACGATTTTGCATTAATTTCCATGTGAGGTTAGAAATTATTTCCTCAAAGAAAAGGTGCGGCACATCCTACTACCATAACCTACTGTATGAAAAATACCTTATTatatgccacaacaacaaatatttaacttaCTACTACAGTCCAGTAAGCGATTTGGGTTCGAGTGGAAGTTGACACATTCCAGAGGTTTATTTGGGAtgataaaattattacaaaaatcggCGCATTTCACCGTTGCGTTCGATGATTCAGTAGTTTTGGGGTTTGGCATTGCAAAACGTATTGTTGAATTTGCATTGAAAGaaagtttattgttgttgtcgttgttgtacGTAATTTTGTTGTTCATGGCAGTTGTATGATTTTGATTAACAGCCAAAAAGTGATtagtaaaattgtttaaatacaaaaacGATTCAACGGTGGTGTTGTTGATATCTCCAACGGGACCGTGAGCGACAAGCGTTTGCGGTGGTGAATCGTTTGTGTTTGGTGGAGGCAAAGCATTGCGACCAGCGTTTGCATGTGTCAGTGCATTCGTTTGGAGATTTTGTGAGGTGCAGACATTTGCGTAAGTGTTAGTAGCGTGTTGTTGTTTAGCATTTGGATAGAAAATGTGCGTTGAATTGGCGCATATAGTTGCATTATAATTGTTTAGTAATGATGGTGATGGTGAttgtgatgatgatgatggcaACGATGATGATAATGATGTTGGTGCAGATAATAATGAGCATGATTGAGCGGTGGCAGCCCAAGTGGgcgttgttattattattgttgtttttgtgttagtAGTTTTTGGCGTTAAATTAAGCCGTTGCATTTGTTTAATTAAGTTGTTATTAGCGGTTGTATTGTTGTTAGTGAtagtagtagttgttgttgtagttgcaatTTGTTCCAACGTTGCACATGCAGAGAAGGAGGAGGAGGAGGAATCAACAGTTAAGTTATCAAGCTTAGTAGCCATCACCATAACTTGGTCTAGATCCAATAGTAAAGTGTGAACATGTGATGCTAgtcattgtttttgtaattcatcagcattgattgcattgTTATTCGTAACGAATAAGTTGGTTGGTTGGTGTGATTGTTAGTAGAGACAGATACACAAGtgttttgttaattaattaacaaacgGAAAATTGTTTAGTAAACAacttaaataaacattaaaatttattatgtaaTAATAATTGATAAATTTAGAGAAATTATTTGAAAGCGAACAATAAAAGATgaaaagttattgaagacatAAGCAAATGCAAAACTGagcaagcaaattaaaaaagcaattgtaatttttaaaaccgTCTATAGCCGCGAAAGCGGTAAGAAGgagaatttttagaaatatctaAATTCGAACATACATAgagatgtacatatgtggcgTACTTAATATACACCGTTCAGGATGTGGAAAGTTCTAATgtaatacattaaaaataaataaaaatattataaaaaattttaattttgcatcaAATTTCAATTACGGTATCATTCAGTAATAacggtaaataaataatagtttttaatatttaactgaTTTCTCGTATTttgccatatatgtataagtaaataatttttattttaactctacaaaattaaaataaaaattagctttAGTTTAGTATCTTTATATtgaatacgaaaatacttttccGACTATccaataaatgtaaatttgaagtaaaacatatttactattattatGATATGACTTCAACAATTCAACATTAACTTGAAaacttgataaaaaaaaaactattaagaCATTAGCCAAAATTATTGGACCATATTGCGAATTTTTAAGTGAAAACTGACACAAGCACAAgttgtatgaaatatttatcTAGCTTAATGGCATTGGAAAATTATGTGACATTACAAACTTACACATATTTCGCACGCGTTAATACATTTGTACACTTATTTTCTCGCGCTTTTTGCTTTTAGCACAGTTGCATAGTTAAAAACGAAGCAATTTCCATGCAGTTTGCAAATATATATCATAAAGTAAAAGtcataagtaagtaagtaagtcaTAAGTAAGTAAAGCAATTGTAAAGCATTTTTACGATTTGAGGGTATAAGAACACACGTTGCTTGGTGATATGGCTTGAATTACGCAAAATcaattcacaaataaaatagaAGAAGTTTGCtcaaaacatacaaacatataaatgtTGCATTGAAACAAAATGATATTCGATATGTAAAAAGGAATATGGAAAAAATAGACACAAAGCGCATATCTGTCGCATGGCTTGCAGAGAAAGCGTTTTACTTTTGTGATAGCTTTAGAATTTGAAGTGTGTTTTTATGGTTTTGTTTATTGAAAAGTTTATACAAACTTGCTTACCGTCAAGTGGATTCACCAAACCGGCACCTTGCCAATCGAATTCAACATCAGGTACATCCATTTTCTTCGCATAGTTGCTCATGTCCGGCTCGGCAGCGCTGCCACTATTATTTATGCTATATTGCATTGAATCGGCATCGGCATACGTTGTGTTTGGCACAGCGATGGTTGTTTGTGGTTTCATGGGTTTTAGTGGATTAAAACTGAGATTGGCAGCGAAACGTGGCATTGATGGATTCCAATTGTCACCGAAGAgctagaaaaaatatgaaattaatgaaaggtgtaattaaaaaatattaacttttacataaaaaattagcCTTACAATATTTCTCGAATCAATGCCAATCGAACGTATAAGAGCGTGTCGCATTTCGGATTGTGGCCATTGAAATTCTAAGGCTTTGGCAGCTTCTATTGCTTCGA
The sequence above is drawn from the Bactrocera tryoni isolate S06 chromosome 1, CSIRO_BtryS06_freeze2, whole genome shotgun sequence genome and encodes:
- the LOC120782368 gene encoding uncharacterized protein LOC120782368; translation: MRFHLLCLCLIALEYAVITSAEEDPNYKFVFDQIIPVKEDEEVAKIKLEVIRSEDGVKFSGVAEQLVDLDNEWTLNILLKIAEDANGEYNWLMPVPALSVCDFMKFYYRLYIYELLAKYANAPSPFDCPVVKNTYILNEYPLVSKNFKKFLQPGYYQLEVSLHHENDEKIKYIVEGHVEEE
- the LOC120774557 gene encoding DEP domain-containing protein DDB_G0279099: MAGIPPIPPLLCNTPPPIDFGEEDDDSGLPPTLTLEDEDDYGDFALGTDINEDTTNAEVSSLPRTPLQFELSSSTTSGFTDIPPALEDLGPISLNSSEFNNSTANQEVKTQTQLNEAFNFNVTQKFALDSDYTETTGTEGELKPINNSDAPSAQKFVTDCKQLDSDANEAKEKTTTSTTQTQPLSVAVILSEITAKPDSQIEDSDVAAKDLETEVKKDFMPTNSESPPPLPELVLLEDLDDDSSDEECHRSPKKSPISPTAPLEDHVDNDSEDFFAIHLVNTPPSPKEEKISTLADDINMNNSSNHNNNITNDLPKTENVNLNGREEQDDDFGDFADFETASNFINPPDNGGIVTTDLITTSVVDSNQNMRDLVEPPADTAIIAEDDDDFDDFQNFSSAPAPTPTPTVVPIISAPNSLSITVEHNNNNAQSAALKTGGVEENEFEANSFDNDDDDDFGDFEEASYETPATQTTATTPAVQTPTTLSTPTTANGNIGDRLGTVLKIMFPIEEASPVDDDELQQAAKVNKINDTLPFEAIEAAKALEFQWPQSEMRHALIRSIGIDSRNILFGDNWNPSMPRFAANLSFNPLKPMKPQTTIAVPNTTYADADSMQYSINNSGSAAEPDMSNYAKKMDVPDVEFDWQGAGLVNPLDGAKGETNARETEAVQPPPPVARLDTPDDEHQSHTTATNVGVNISETLSKNDNELTATPTRDACPSPLALDNAAYQFTTAESGINSISSSTSGSSISNSKPYDNSKTMTTLRLGANIVVDDDDETVVTSTYAGPLKETHIYTPSKTDVAITMKAGKAAVGGSEPIDFDYEIAAAGIIIDEKVVKKEYRDVEYNPGFSLEMVAEYTGELPMGAPSTLVSEPSAVSVQIPAQQQTTEFDTDEFTEFTEFQSVPPPPKATVLAADTHFGNSLPDSTITSKFPAEINAKTTLNTLPAVLPAAVSKTKETSNTPSRTSSPSVVDNMILSPAILLPQAIPISTNNTATSKTTPTIEWGDSTANINPDELARIEELFAQPKIPAAAKDVNTSQKASPLHTYAEKHTKNNSISISASVALKEQDSTLNDDYWSEFVSVPVTPQLPTNASRLNNNNNNNNNSNNKSNNNNQLVITPKRITDVHINSANNSNNAMRSPLHQQPNINAQRTLTPTPQHKSTAHASANSAHISARSNAYNSNSNTNSNSNDDDWSDFVSSTPTPTSAATQQQHVASYMPVTHAPQFNSAAWQNANFYNNPLGLYHQQAAIQTRTSPLTPQQQQLQLQQQIHIMQDFSTAPVTNRPQNALNNSNNANMNHMQQHSNTTYSPLQVGSARVAPSISLIPDLGFVAPALPVHTAFVNVLPKTSFNSKK